From the Lathyrus oleraceus cultivar Zhongwan6 chromosome 3, CAAS_Psat_ZW6_1.0, whole genome shotgun sequence genome, the window ATATCATAACATAACATGCCATGTTTGAAAGTCCATGTAAAATCTAACAAGAAACTTCTAACATAATTTAACAGTCTAAGCAATCGAGGAATCCCCTAACTAATTTACATGTTAACAGTAGTTATTAGTCAAAGTTCCATTTTAAACCAACTTTTTAAAGTTGCCTTCATAACAGCCATAAGCTACTAGTTCAATCATATGCGCCTATTGACATCATTTACATACTTGACCAATTATACAAAAATACAACATATGGTACAAGATATGGAAAGTgccaaaaaaaataaaaatctaagatCTAAGCACAATATTCATTATTGTACAAGATACACAACGGAAAATTATAATAAACTACATCCCTGGAAACATCCATTCGCAACTCCTATTGTATAATGTAATCTGCAACAAAACCTGAAAAGCAACAATAATATTtgggtgagataataatctcaatgagttccctatcttatgggtccactcggctctacaagGTTCTAACCAAATTCTAACTCAAGTTAAAGGGGTAAAAAGACTTGAGTACATAAAACTTtcaatgtatggaaacatgtctCTTAAGTTCATTAACTTAAACAATCACTAGTCGAAAACCATACCAAGGTATCTTTCCTCGGCCAACCCTACGTGTAGGATTATCGACACGGGTCACTGATCCTTGTATCATAGGTATCTTTCCCCGACCAACCTTATTTCTAGGATTATCGACTCGGATCATGGATCATATCTCATACTTTTACATACACATGGACTTCGGGTTATAAGGGATAATATCCATCTCAGGAATCATCGCTTCCTATGGGACTCCAAACCCATTTCGATCATTTTACCCATATGGAACTCATTTCAATTTGGGACCCACCAACTTTGGGATTCAAACTAGGTCATTCAAGTATCAGTGTGTACATCCTAATTCTTACTCTATATAAGCATCACAACTTGGGACGACACAATTAAGGGATTGTTTCTGACTATGTGACTAGATAGAAACACAATGTGATTGTATTCAACAATCACAAGGAAAACACATTCAACTTGATCACATAACGACACAACATGTTCCATATAAAACACTTTATTTCATGACTAAACTATAATTTTAGCAACTACTTGTCCGCGACAGACACCAAGGTACCCTTGCGTCCAAGTATCTCCATCTAAGTCAATTTCATAACCTAAGTTATCTTTCTAGTTCATTTACCTAGTTATAAccctaggtttcctcactcatcatCATAGACTTTTAATCATGTTATTACACAAACCACCTAACtaaaggtagagaaaaacaagaaagggggtttgaattgtttttggaaataaaaactttttgaGAAATCAGACACGCACAGAATAAAAATGAATAtgacacaaaattttatactggttcgcttgaaattcaaagctactccagtccacccggccaaggtgatttcgccttcaaaaaggacttaatccactaatcttgaaagattacacaaacaatTGTCTAAGATAATAATCTCTTAGCactctcaagtattcagactgcacatagtcacttgaggaaatatcttagCAAAAATATGATTTGTAAAGCAATGTGCTTCTAAcaaaaagcaaatattacagaattATAAGAACAACAACTTTTCACGTAAGAGAAGTAGCTCGTGAAAATAAGAGAGAATGATTGAGAGTTTttgtattcttgtgtgtctcaggtgtatTTCCCTTGTGAAGTATTCCGTCCTTTATGTAGGCATTTGAGAGGACCGTTGAATGATGACAGGATCTTGTtcattgaagaatgtttattgtcattactctccttgtttctttctaaaacagttttggGCGCGTCATAATTTCCTTCTAGAAATAGTTTCTTTCTAAAAACAGATTTCTTCATGGTTACGCGTTATGGGCTGGTGAATCTGTATCAGAGTCTTGTTAGTCAGAGTTCAACTTCAGAGATTGCTTCTATCTGACCAAATCATAGTTTCTTTATAATCTTGACTTCTTCATATTCATAGTCTAGATTTAATCTTCTTTAtcagagtttctgacttcttttTGGTTTTGCTGGTTCCtgcgttgatcagagtcagatCCTTCTGGACACGTTTCCTCTGAGTAGCATCTGATTgttgattctgtatctgatgtTTTTATCTATCTGATTGTTTTGATCAGAGTCCTTCATACTTAATAAAAAatttgttagggtaccatttttgttttatcctttgttatcatcaaaatcttagagatacattgtagaaccaactttgttcttaaaatctccccattttttatgatgacaaaacaatacAGATTAGAGGTGAAACAGTACATAAATTTTCAGATCAGATAGGGAAAgagactccccctgagttagatcctTGGATTAACCAGAAGTTCTTATCGGACCTTCCTTGGTTTAGTGTTTTAACTACTTTCCTACATATCTTTAGTCATTGgtttaataataatttttaataatGTTTGTAGTGCTTTGAGAGGATTTAGTTATGTTTCCATCAGagctgttttagttctccccctttttgtcagaatcaaaaagatATAGCAAAAAAAATTGATATTGATAAAGACAGCAGTTACAGATAAGCAGCACAGAAGGCAAATATTAGAAAGCAAAAGAAACATTTAAAACAGAAAAGCAACAAGCAAAtagcctaggtgcctaagggtttgggggcggaggcatcctttggagaAACTGAGAtaacatgttctgaatgttgttgATAGAGTCCTGTTGATCCAGCCTAGCCCGATCCACTTGTTGTTCTTTCTGCAGTTCCTCCAGAGTCTTCAAGACCAGAGGGACAAACCCAGAGTTGGATTtctccccctgagtcagagcatcagCTTTGGCCTTGGCAGCTTCTTCTGCAGCTGTATGAGCTGCTTCTTTAGCTTCGACTTTAGCTTTTGCCTCAGCCTCAGTAGCAATCGCAGCAACAACAACCTTCTCTTCATCTTCTCAGATCCGTTGTTCTTCTTCTTTGCATGCTTTCTCATCAGCTTCCTTTCTAGCCCGTTCCTCAGCCTCTCTGGCCAAGCGCTCTTGAAGCCTAATAccagcgtctctgatgaagtcgttgtagacttgttcagagaggcctttcagtttgaaggcttcagaggtcattCACATGGTCAGTCTGTTCCAGTGGATCCTTACTTTAGAGGGATCATCATTGATGCCAGAattgatggtcagagacttgaccttctcTACTGACTACTCTGAAAAAACTCATATTTCTTCTTCTAGGGTAGGGAAGGCTGTTTCTGGTTCAGTAGCAGAGGTTGGAGAGGATGGAGAAGGTGAGTTAGGGGCACTGAGATTCAGTGTGGGAGTGATGGAGGCAGCGGAAGTTGGTGGTGTGGGAATGGCAGAGGGTGACGGTGTTGTTTGTTCAGGTTGTGGATTTAGTTCAGATGGTGAGTGTGTTGGTTGTTGTGCGGATGCTGGTGTTTGAGGTGGTTCAGATGTAGTTGGATTTTGTTCAGAGGTTGGGGTAGTGATGTTGGTTCAGGTTCAGAGTGTGATGGCTattgagaggccagagcacgggCTTGTAGTTGAGCCAGAGTGGGGGATTAAGGGTCAGAAGGTTCATTGTCGTAGGATAAGACATAGTATGGTGGGGATTATGGTGAGGATGATGATGACGATGATGTAGTTTCATTCAGCATTTTTGCTTCAAAAATAGGTAGTGTGGTGGTAGCAAGGTTAAATTTAAGTGAGGGTGGGTTAGAGGATCTGGTGGTTGAGGGATGAGTTTTAGAGGATGTGTATATATGAgtggtttggggaagagaagaagcaatcGGTTTTATTTTAACAGAGCGGGAGAGAGGTACAGACTTACTTTGAGAGCCAGTCAGAGGGACTGGAGGTCTTGACCCAGAGGATTCTCCCAACCTTGCTTTCTTCGCCTTCTGGGACATCTTAGAGGGTTCTCGTgtcctcttcatgaagtttggtggatgctcAGGTAGCCAATCCACTGAGAACTCAGAGATGTTCACTCCTTGATTGGCCAGATCTTGTAGATAGTAAGCTACCACATCTAAagggtcaatcttggagaacaGATAGAGTTCGTTTGGAATCTCCCTCTGATCCTTGAGTGCTTCCCAAGAGGTGTCAAGAGTTGGTTTGGATCTGACTTGATCAATGATCCCCACGCTCTTCAGATTTCGAGCATTCAGCGGTCTTCCAATGTCAATAgtgacatcttccatgagtctgagtTGAATCAAGTGATCCACTAAGCCACTCTAAATCAACACATCTGATATTAACCTATATGCACCTAGGGAACTGCCTCGTAGTAGCATCTATGGAATTCTCTGGATTGAAGAATCTGATAATTCTTGGAATTCTTGAGCTTCAGGAATAAGATTTCCTTCTTTTGGATGTTGCGTGGCACGTATCAATCTCATTCATATTCTGAATGTTCTTTCAGGTTCAGGATCTTCTTTGTATTCTAGGTATAACAACCTGCGCATGCAGAAGCTCTACACCTATCGTGACACCAAGTACACCTATCGTGACACCAAGTACAGGAAACAGTAAAAAGCTCAAATGTTATTTTCATCCAAAAATAATCAATACAGTATTTCAAAATACGTCTCGGCActccccgacaacggcgccaaaaacatGTTGTCCGTAAAAATGATTGTAGGTGTCACATGCAAGTAAACATGTATGTTTTAAACGCAACAAGTGATAATAGTAAGGATATCGTACCTATAGGGAGTGGAAGAGGTTTAATTGAACTTTTGTAAGTATTCTTGTTTAAAACTAACATGAGCAGAGTAACAAACAATATTTGGAAAACACAAGTTTAGATTGTCCACAACATAGGACTAAATGTAATAAAATGAAGGTTTGATTAAATCAAGTGAGTGAATGTTGAGCTATGATCCATTAATATGCATAATAGCCAAAATGTGTATTTGATGAGAAGTGTCGTGCCTCAAAAGGTCAAAACGCGATCTTTATGTGTATCTCTTCAACATCAAAACATGCATTAATAGGGCAAGGGAATAAATATTTAAGTCTCACTTATAACCCTAATATATGTATGGTTTATATTTTTAAAATCCTTTATGGTTATAACTTCTTATATATAAGCAGGCTAATTAAGTGGATATCTTTATCCTACTTGTTTTAACCACTTTTGTTATGAAATCCACTTGTTGTTGGATCTCTCACAACAACAAGCTTTTATCGTTTTCTGAGTTGATCATTCAAAGAAACAAATCTATAGCATAAAAGTACATAACAAAATAAGATACTAACATCACATCATTTTAACATAAAGGCAACATCATATTAACTTCACATTGTTCAACAAACAAGGGTTTTGCTCATGGTGTGCCTAGTACAAATTACTGAACTGAAACTGATAGGGAACATGCTTAAACAAAATATATAAAAGAAATGACAACCTATTAGTAAATTGGAGACTCTTGTGTTGGATAAACAACAAGTGAAGACTATAGTCGTGCCAGCTTTCAGTAATGAGTACAGGAATGAGTGAGAAGAAGAATTCTCTCTTTTCTCACGAAACCTTGCACTAAATATTCTTAAATTACTACTAAGACTACTGAACTTCTTTCttgatgtgtgtgtgtgtgtatgtgtgtggAATTCTCTCTGGGACTCTTTCCACAATTCCTAAGGTCAACTTTTATAGGCACAAGTGTGGATGTGAAAGATGGAAGGCCTCGGATCACGGGCTTTTGATGCAAACAAGGTTCAACCCATATTTCAAATTAGCATATTCCACTTTTTCCTCCATTCTTTGTGAACAAGCAATCAGGTACAAATAGTAGTGGGAGATAAAGCGTCCGTTACGGGCTGCTGCAGCAGGTGGTGCAGAGGTTTAGACGGCGTTGCGTCTATGTGCAGGGAGTGCGCTTTTGCAATGGTGGTCCCCACTGTACCATTTATTTGCCTTCTTATGCAATTGATCTTATCCATTTCGTTCGATATTTCTTCCAAGCACAAATCTGCCACGCAAGCCCTAGAAATATGCATTTCTTATGCTCTTGGCCATTATCTTCTTATGAACTTCAACAAACTTTCCATTTTCCATTTATCTCTCTCTTCCAAACTCTGTCTCGACCAGTCATGCCTCAGCTTGCCTTAAACTGCCTTGAAATTCAATAACAAACATGTGAAAACTACAAAAGGAACACCTATTGTGTTCCAAGTAAAATAAACTAAAAACACTAAAACTTAACAAATAATCATTAAATTTATTACATAAACAGAAATGAAAAGTGATAATAATAACACACTAAAAATGGATTATCAACTAACAAACTAACTTATACAACTGCATCCAAGAACAAGATTCGACTATAACACGCACATCTTTGACTTCTGCATGTTTTAACAGACGTCGACTACACCGTGCACGACTCCTGTTGAAACATGAAATTATCATTATCAAGATTAGAGTTCGATCCAAAATATCACATATGTGTTGTATTAATGGTTTAGTAGTGTTATTTGGTTGATGAGTCAAGTTTACGTCCAAAcacttttgtactttctcttttatttattatattttttctAGATTTTTTTCAAACTATTTTTTATTTATCAAAAACAAACTGTaattttattttctcttttatttattatattttttctagattttattcaaactattttttatttatcaaaaacaaactataatttttatttttaattattcaAAAGATCAATCCAAAAGTCTGCATGGCCAACCAGATGAGTTGCGTCTATTTTAACCATTCTACTGTATAAATAATCTCCTAGAATATATGTATTTtatattttgaaaaattaaacattactttatttaatttctatCTTTTCTAACATTAGTTAACAAGACTATTTAAAGCATGAAAAACTAGTTTCACAAAAAGAAAATATAATTctataaaatataaaataaatttatcttCTCCTTGAATCTCTCATTCGTTTTTTTACGAAAACTAACCTTATCTAATTGAATTATAAAATTCGGATTATAGAATATAAAATATTTGATATTCATAGGACACGCGagatttgaaaaaaaaaagaatttcAAAGATGAAACTTTAGTTATAATAATGAAGCTTTTATAATTTCTCAAAAAACTTCTCATTCCAATCTCTGGACGAAGTTTTTATAATTAATGTAATTCTAACAAAGAACAAGGTTCGACTATAACACGCAAATTTTTCATTTCTACATATTTTAATAGACTTCGATCCAAAAATATCACATATATGTTGTATTAATGATCTAGTGATATTATTTGGTTGATGGGTCAAGTTTACACCCAACACTTTTATactttcatttttatttattatattctttttgagatattttttccaaactattttttatttatcaatttaataaaaaaaactatattttttatttttaattatttaaaagATCAATCCAAAAATCTGCGTGACCGACGAGATGAGTTGGGTCTATTTTACAAATAATCTCCTAGAATTTAATTTTTGAAAACTTAAACattactttatttaatttctatCTTTTGTAACATTGGTTAACAAAACTATTTAAGACCGAAAAACTAGGTTCACAAAAGGAAAATATAATTCTACAAAATATGAAATAGATTTATTTTGTCCTTGAATCTCTCATGATGCAAGGAAAATATAATTCTACAAAATATGAAATAGATTTATTTTGTCCTTGAATCTCTCATGATGCAGTTTTAACGAAAACTGCCTATAAGATTGGGCACGCGAGATGAATTCCTAGCTATAATAGTGAATCCCATATTTTTCCTTAAATAAGAAACCCCTTTCACATAATTTCTTTTCTAGCTTCTACTTCAAATCTTAGAATATACCCTAACCCTAATTCTGATTGTGTGTTCTTTATAGATTGCAGCAACAACAATGGACAGTGACTTGCCTGATTCTATTTTATCATTTATCTTTAACAAGTTATCTTTTAAGGATCGTGTCAAAACTTCCCTATTGTCCAAGCATTGGCTTCAAGAATGGAGATTTTCATCAACAACACACCTCAATTTTGATCTCTATAACACACCGGCAACAGACAAATCTCAATTTACAGCAAGATTGGATCAGTTCATGCTTCATTATGAACACGCTACAATCAGTTCAATTCGAGTAAAATTTCCATTGGGTGATGAACACAGTGATGTGATTGATAGATTGATTTCTGAAGGGATTGCTAAGGGTGTTAAACATATTCAACTATTATTCTCACATCAAACTAATCATACTAATTTAAATTTGGAATTTAAGCCTTATAGATTTCCCTTTACTCTCTTATCTAACACTGATTCTCTAACCTATCTGCACCTAGAGAACTGCCTCTTAGTAGCATCTATGGATTTCTCTGGATTGAAGAATCTCACAACTCTTGTGTTGCAACAAATCGTTGTGAAACAGGATCTACTTGAGAGCCTGTTTTCCAACTGCATCCATCTCGCAGACTTCACACTTGATAACTGCGAGTtatgttattattttaaaataataacTCCAACATTGGTTCATTTGAAAATTGCTAACTGTCGCTGTATCTTTATGACTGAAATGGATATCATTGCACCAAATCTCTCATCCCTTGAGTATTCTTTTAACGG encodes:
- the LOC127130438 gene encoding F-box/FBD/LRR-repeat protein At1g78750 translates to MDSDLPDSILSFIFNKLSFKDRVKTSLLSKHWLQEWRFSSTTHLNFDLYNTPATDKSQFTARLDQFMLHYEHATISSIRVKFPLGDEHSDVIDRLISEGIAKGVKHIQLLFSHQTNHTNLNLEFKPYRFPFTLLSNTDSLTYLHLENCLLVASMDFSGLKNLTTLVLQQIVVKQDLLESLFSNCIHLADFTLDNCELCYYFKIITPTLVHLKIANCRCIFMTEMDIIAPNLSSLEYSFNGEKIPFLNIEAHALSHFSYKGLLIGFIDDDMSCLKNLTTIVLDGIHHDFSKLIPSYLFNQCLQLVNVTLKNCSLAGEIYITSSKLRHLNMIDCGSEISAPYMIYIDAKNLSSFEYSGVITRKISIMAPKLLEIFLNASVKHKYSGHPTTAPKLLKVFWNAAAVREENRQIKRLCQF